From a region of the Panthera uncia isolate 11264 chromosome B1, Puncia_PCG_1.0, whole genome shotgun sequence genome:
- the LOC125923457 gene encoding cytochrome P450 4V2: MLALWLVGLGQKLLIWGALGAVSVAGATLLLSLLQMVARCAGQWQQLRGLPTLPGCYPLVGHALMMKPEGKEFFQQLICYTEEYRHFPLLKLWLGPVPLLAIYNAENVEVILSSSSQIDKSCVYKFLEPWLGLGLLTSTGNKWRSRRKLLTPTFHFTILEDFLDVMNEQANVLVNKLEKHVNQEAFNCFFYITLCALDIICETAMGKNVGAQSNDDSEYVRAIYRMSDLISRRMRMPWLWLDFLFLMYKEGWEHKRNLKILHNFTNKVISERAKELKRDEEHRSGDKDSSPSKNKRRAFLDLLLNVTDDEGNKLSHEEVREEVDTFMFEGHDTTAAAINWSLYLLGSYPEVQKHVDSELEEVFGKSDRPATVEDLKKLRYLECVIKESLRLFPSVPLFARNLTEDCEVAGYKIVKGAQAIIVPYALHRDPRYFPNPEEFQPERFFPENLQGRHPFAYVPFSAGPRNCIGQKFATMEEKVVLSCILRHFWVESNQKREELGLAGELILRPTNGIWIKLTRRNGDAS; encoded by the exons ATGCTGGCGCTGTGGCTGGTGGGCCTGGGGCAGAAGCTGCTGATCTGGGGCGCGCTGGGCGCCGTCTCCGTGGCGGGAGCCACTCTTCTCCTGAGCCTCCTGCAGATGGTGGCGAGGTGCGCGGGGCAATGGCAGCAGTTGAGGGGCCTCCCCACGTTGCCCGGCTGCTACCCCTTGGTGGGACACGCGCTGATGATGAAGCCAGAAGGGAAAG AATTTTTTCAGCAGCTGATTTGTTACACAGAAGAATATCGGCATTTTCCACTGCTGAAACTCTGGCTTGGACCAGTACCACTCTTGGCCATTTATAATGCAGAAAACGTGGAG GTAATTTTAAGTAGTTCGAGTCAAATTGACAAATCCTGTGTGTACAAGTTCCTAGAACCATGGCTTGGCCTGGGACTCCTTACCAG TACTGGAAACAAGTGGCGATCTAGGAGAAAATTGTTAACACCCACTTTCCATTTTACAATTCTGGAAGATTTCTTAGATGTCATGAATGAACAAGCAAATGTATTGGTTAATAAGCTTGAAAAACATGTTAACCAAGAAGCCTTTAACTGCTTTTTTTACATCACTCTTTGTGCCTTAGATATAATTTGTG AAACAGCCATGGGGAAGAACGTTGGTGCTCAAAGTAATGATGATTCCGAGTACGTCCGTGCAATTTATAG GATGAGTGATTTGATATCTCGAAGAATGAGGATGCCGTGGCTCTGGCTTGACTTTTTGTTTCTTATGTATAAAGAAGGATGGGAACACAAAAGGAACCTGAAGATCCTACATAATTTTACCAATAAG GTCATCTCTGAACGGGCCAAGGAACTGAAGAGAGACGAAGAACATAGAAGTGGTGACAAGGACTCTTCCCCCTCCAAGAATAAACGCAGGGCTTTTCTTGACTTGCTTTTAAATGTGACTGATGATGAAGGGAACAAGCTAAGTCACGAAGAGGTTCGAGAAGAAGTGGACACTTTCATGTTTGAG GGCCATGACACGACTGCAGCAGCAATAAACTGGTCCTTATATCTATTGGGTTCTTACCCAGAAGTCCAGAAACACGTGGACAGTGAACTGGAGGAAGTGTTTG GGAAGTCTGATCGTCCTGCTACCGTAGAAGACCTGAAGAAACTTAGATACCTGGAATGTGTCATTAAGGAGAGCCTCCGCCTTTTTCCTTCTGTCCCCTTATTTGCCCGCAATCTTACTGAAGATTGTGAAGTTG CGGGTTACAAAATTGTGAAAGGCGCTCAAGCAATCATAGTTCCCTATGCACTGCATAGAGATCCAAGATACTTCCCAAATCCTGAGGAATTCCAGCCGGAACGGTTCTTTCCCGAGAATTTGCAAGGACGCCACCCATTCGCATATGTGCCTTTCTCTGCTGGACCCAGAAACTGTATAG GTCAAAAATTTGCCACAATGGAAGAAAAGGTCGTTCTCTCCTGCATCCTGAGACACTTTTGGGTAGAATCCaaccagaaaagagaagaacttgGTCTGGCGGGAGAGCTGATTCTTCGTCCAACGAATGGCATCTGGATCAAGCTGACGAGGAGAAACGGAGATGCGTCCTAA